A section of the Streptococcus oriscaviae genome encodes:
- a CDS encoding sensor histidine kinase, with protein MLRKIRLQFILIASVAVTVILIAFAGVLNSARYIQNNSEIELILNLLSENDGQLPAGSELAKALTGSHLTVNRAEHLSYFSYVLDGEGAILSSDMTRNQSLTEEGLNDFKEALESAESSSIIYYDGRYYAHRETTATASNSLVVVLDISHYIDERTELFETSFQMSAYSLIFFVVVVFIFSGWAIKPYVENAENQKRFITNAGHELKTPLAIISANTEMQELLDGETEWSRSTKAQVQRLTGLINQMVTLAKLEEQPDVALSELDFSRIVQDAAEDFKAALIKDGKAFELDVAPDVLVKGEEKSLFELVTILVDNATKYCDPEGKVTVRLSKTPLKKANLEVANTYQAGKGIDYSRFFDRFYREDSSHNSRVSGYGIGLSMAQSMVRLFRGKISVHYKDDTITFKVVL; from the coding sequence ATGCTTCGTAAAATTCGTCTACAATTTATCCTCATTGCCTCAGTGGCGGTAACGGTTATCTTGATTGCCTTTGCTGGCGTTCTCAACTCTGCCCGCTACATTCAGAACAATAGTGAGATTGAACTGATTTTGAACCTTCTTTCTGAGAATGATGGGCAGCTGCCTGCTGGTTCTGAACTAGCCAAGGCCTTGACGGGCAGCCATCTGACTGTCAATCGGGCAGAACACCTTAGTTATTTTAGTTATGTGCTGGATGGGGAGGGCGCTATTCTCTCCAGTGATATGACCCGCAATCAGTCCTTGACAGAGGAAGGTCTGAATGACTTCAAGGAAGCGCTAGAGTCAGCTGAATCATCCAGCATCATCTACTACGATGGTCGCTATTATGCCCACAGGGAAACGACTGCCACAGCTTCAAACAGCTTGGTTGTGGTTTTGGACATTAGTCATTACATTGACGAGCGAACTGAGCTGTTTGAAACCTCCTTCCAAATGTCGGCTTACAGTCTCATCTTCTTTGTCGTTGTTGTCTTTATCTTTTCAGGTTGGGCCATCAAGCCTTATGTAGAAAACGCGGAAAATCAGAAACGGTTCATCACCAATGCTGGCCATGAATTAAAGACCCCCTTAGCCATTATTTCAGCCAATACAGAAATGCAAGAGTTACTGGATGGGGAAACAGAGTGGAGTCGGTCAACAAAGGCCCAGGTTCAGCGTTTAACAGGGCTTATCAATCAGATGGTCACCTTAGCCAAATTGGAAGAACAACCAGATGTAGCCTTATCAGAATTAGACTTTTCTCGCATTGTGCAGGATGCGGCAGAAGACTTTAAGGCAGCCCTTATCAAAGATGGGAAGGCGTTTGAGTTGGACGTAGCACCGGATGTCCTCGTCAAGGGTGAGGAAAAGTCGCTCTTTGAGTTGGTAACCATTCTGGTAGACAACGCGACCAAGTACTGTGACCCTGAAGGGAAGGTGACCGTTCGTCTGTCAAAAACTCCCTTGAAAAAAGCAAATCTTGAAGTGGCCAACACCTACCAAGCTGGAAAGGGAATTGATTACAGTCGTTTCTTTGACCGTTTTTACCGCGAAGACAGCTCCCATAACAGCCGAGTGTCCGGCTATGGCATTGGTCTGTCGATGGCCCAGTCTATGGTTCGACTTTTTAGAGGAAAAATTTCCGTTCACTACAAAGACGATACAATCACCTTCAAGGTTGTGTTGTAA
- a CDS encoding InlB B-repeat-containing protein, protein MKNKKALAGVLLSVGLAGGIVAPAVASKFDATTPVVYAQEQTTTTVTVGHFIEGKGTINREVYSLAPGESMTVARLNEYELIEWSYWGERSSAILSSGTSNSVTIEYDQALAVSGIHVLFMYQAPTTEAPTTEAPTTEAPTTEAPTTEAPTTEAPTTEAPTTEAPTTEVPTTEAPTTEAPTTEAPTTEVPTTEVPTTEVPTTEVASTEAPTTEVPTTTEVPTTEAPTTEAPTTEVPTTESQKATISFDLAGGSLNGQTGTVALEAKVGETITLPEAPVKEGHTFLYWKGSVYKAGAQYVVTGPKTFTAVWEPVAAPTTTTTSASKTPKKILPATGEASSLLSLAGLGLAGFAGFLGFKRKQN, encoded by the coding sequence ATGAAAAATAAAAAAGCCCTCGCGGGCGTATTGTTGTCAGTAGGTCTAGCTGGGGGGATTGTTGCCCCAGCGGTTGCATCAAAGTTTGACGCGACTACCCCTGTTGTTTATGCGCAGGAGCAGACGACAACAACAGTTACGGTCGGTCATTTTATAGAGGGGAAAGGAACAATAAATAGAGAAGTCTACTCGCTTGCTCCGGGCGAGAGTATGACTGTCGCTAGACTCAATGAGTATGAGTTGATTGAGTGGTCGTATTGGGGAGAGCGTAGCTCTGCTATTCTCTCGTCAGGGACGTCAAATTCCGTAACCATAGAATATGATCAGGCGTTGGCTGTTTCAGGAATTCATGTGCTTTTTATGTATCAGGCACCAACCACCGAAGCTCCAACGACTGAAGCTCCGACTACGGAAGCACCAACCACGGAAGCTCCGACCACGGAAGCTCCGACCACCGAAGCACCAACGACCGAAGCACCAACGACCGAAGCACCAACGACCGAAGTGCCAACCACCGAAGCTCCGACTACGGAAGCTCCGACTACGGAAGCACCAACCACAGAAGTTCCAACGACTGAAGTGCCAACTACTGAAGTTCCAACGACTGAAGTAGCAAGCACTGAGGCTCCAACTACCGAGGTTCCAACCACCACTGAAGTGCCAACCACCGAAGCTCCGACTACGGAAGCACCAACCACAGAAGTTCCAACGACTGAAAGCCAAAAAGCGACCATTTCCTTTGACCTAGCAGGCGGAAGTCTTAACGGTCAAACAGGAACGGTGGCTCTAGAGGCTAAGGTGGGTGAAACAATCACCCTGCCTGAAGCACCAGTGAAGGAAGGCCATACTTTCCTTTACTGGAAAGGGTCTGTCTATAAGGCTGGGGCTCAGTACGTCGTGACAGGTCCTAAGACCTTCACAGCGGTGTGGGAGCCGGTAGCTGCACCGACCACCACAACAACTTCTGCAAGCAAAACGCCTAAGAAAATCCTGCCAGCAACAGGGGAAGCAAGCTCTCTTTTAAGTCTGGCTGGACTTGGCCTTGCTGGTTTCGCTGGATTCCTAGGATTTAAACGCAAACAGAACTAA
- a CDS encoding ABC transporter ATP-binding protein, whose translation MAFIEVKKSSKFYQMGDTVIAANKEISFEIEKGELVIILGSSGAGKSTLLNILGGMDTNDEGQVLIDGVDIAQLSSKELTNYRRDDVGFVFQFYNLVANLTAKENVELAAEIVKDAMDAEAILEQVGLGHRLHNFPAQLSGGEQQRVSIARAVAKRPKILLCDEPTGALDYQTGKQVLQILQNMARKQGTTVIIVTHNSSLAPIADRVIRLRDAQVYTVECNSQPQSISDIEY comes from the coding sequence GTGGCTTTTATCGAGGTGAAAAAGAGTTCAAAATTTTATCAGATGGGCGATACCGTCATTGCCGCCAATAAGGAGATAAGCTTTGAGATTGAAAAGGGAGAGCTGGTGATTATTCTAGGCTCATCCGGAGCAGGAAAATCAACCCTCCTCAATATTTTGGGTGGAATGGATACCAATGATGAGGGGCAGGTGCTGATTGATGGGGTGGATATTGCCCAGTTGAGCAGCAAGGAGCTGACCAATTATCGAAGGGATGATGTGGGCTTTGTTTTTCAATTTTACAATCTAGTTGCCAACCTCACCGCCAAAGAAAATGTTGAATTGGCTGCTGAAATTGTCAAGGATGCCATGGATGCTGAAGCTATTTTGGAACAAGTTGGTTTGGGGCATCGGCTTCACAATTTTCCTGCCCAACTTTCAGGCGGTGAACAGCAGCGGGTTTCCATAGCCAGAGCCGTTGCCAAAAGACCTAAAATCTTACTCTGTGATGAACCGACCGGGGCCTTGGATTACCAAACGGGCAAACAAGTCCTTCAAATCTTACAGAATATGGCTCGTAAGCAAGGAACAACGGTCATCATCGTGACCCACAATAGCTCGCTTGCGCCGATTGCAGACAGGGTAATCCGCCTGCGAGATGCCCAGGTATATACGGTTGAGTGCAATAGCCAACCGCAGTCTATTTCAGATATAGAATATTAG
- a CDS encoding FtsX-like permease family protein, with protein MAKKIYWKDVGSAFFSSKGRFFSIFNLMMIGSMALIGLKVTSPNMQQTAQAYIEQTNGMDLAVMSDMGLSKEDQKELDGIEGAHVEYGYLKDVTLDKTGQAVRLFSESQSISLPQVLSGRLPSNQQEIALSQSLSSDYQIGDQIQFLESDKSSKVLKQTSFKVTGFVASSDIWGQLIMGASSAGSGQLAAYGYVDPSVFDSPVYMIARIRYDDLAGLPYYQSAYKDRLSAHQKELDKLLADNGNQRLKQIKAEAQTEIKEGQSEIEQAQIELADGQGQLQSSQADLKEAQNSLAQAQLQLAQKWAELEEAQAQLTLNKEKLDQTKAELDRRKQQLDETESFFEVTQSELDGMASQLAQAKSQLEETNRALSQEGAALSAAQAKWYQAQQALNHDIENRLVVGETLADHPDLLAAQEDLDREKAGLDQAMATYQQAHEAYQAGYGLYEQKERSYQKGLADYQEGYAQYQKGLTDYELGYARYQEGLLAYQEGLARSQQGEQELQSAQEELTRQGNQLQAASRQLEQAQTDFDEKKGQAEQEIAQAKDELNQAQSDLSQLATPSYQTYTRSSLPGGEGFTTYDNATDSVSAVGNVFPLVLYLVAALVTFTTMTRFVDEERTKAGLLKALGYTDRQIIAKFVLYGLGSALAGTVVGIVAGNFLLSPMISSVISSSTVIGRVQLYFYPFWTVMALVLALVSAVLPAYLVARKELLEKPAYLLLPKPPVAGSSILLEKLPFIWERLSFAHKVTARNIFRYKKRMFMTIFGVAGTVALLFGGLGIHSSISGVVDTQFGDIIHYDMIVVENSRAAQEDQQELEEALTLEQVTTKQPVVFESLDAEEVGVTLNLLASNQSDIGGLLSLRQAGNGQTIELPKKGAILTEKIAQLYDVTVGDAISLTIAGKTVQVEIAGIAEMYAGHFIYLSSDYYEALTNQPYQTNAYLLQLRNRSSEKIEKIASQLFALKGVVALVQNTSLISMLETVAESLQSIMVILIVLSTLLGLVILYNLTIINVAERIRELSTIKVLGFHHQEVTLYIYRETIVLSLVGMLLGLGGGILLHRVLLQIIGSVNMMFKPEVTIGVYLIPILAIIVILALLGWYVNRKLRKVDMLEALKSVD; from the coding sequence ATGGCAAAGAAAATCTATTGGAAAGATGTTGGCAGTGCTTTTTTCTCTTCCAAGGGGCGGTTCTTCTCTATCTTCAATCTGATGATGATTGGCTCCATGGCCCTGATTGGTCTCAAGGTTACTTCGCCCAATATGCAGCAAACTGCCCAAGCCTATATTGAACAAACAAATGGTATGGATTTGGCAGTGATGTCTGATATGGGGCTGAGCAAAGAAGACCAGAAAGAGTTAGATGGGATAGAAGGTGCCCATGTTGAATACGGCTACCTGAAGGATGTCACACTTGATAAGACTGGTCAGGCAGTCAGACTCTTTTCAGAGAGCCAGTCTATCTCCTTACCTCAGGTTTTATCAGGACGCTTGCCTTCCAATCAACAGGAAATCGCTCTTTCTCAGAGTTTGAGTTCTGACTACCAGATTGGAGATCAGATACAATTTCTGGAGTCGGACAAGTCCAGCAAGGTTCTCAAACAAACCAGCTTTAAGGTGACGGGATTTGTAGCCTCTTCAGACATTTGGGGGCAGTTGATTATGGGAGCTTCGAGTGCGGGTTCTGGTCAGTTGGCAGCTTATGGCTACGTTGATCCAAGTGTTTTTGACTCTCCTGTCTATATGATTGCCCGTATCCGTTATGATGATTTGGCTGGTCTGCCTTACTACCAGTCAGCATACAAGGATAGGCTCTCTGCGCACCAGAAGGAGCTAGATAAGTTGCTGGCTGATAATGGCAATCAGCGGCTGAAACAGATAAAAGCAGAAGCTCAAACAGAGATTAAGGAAGGGCAGTCAGAAATTGAGCAAGCCCAGATAGAACTAGCTGATGGCCAAGGTCAGCTTCAATCCAGTCAGGCTGATTTAAAAGAAGCCCAGAACAGTCTGGCTCAGGCTCAGCTTCAACTTGCACAAAAATGGGCTGAGCTTGAAGAAGCACAAGCCCAGCTTACACTCAACAAAGAAAAGCTTGATCAGACCAAAGCCGAATTGGACAGACGCAAGCAGCAGTTGGATGAAACCGAGAGCTTCTTTGAGGTTACCCAGTCGGAGTTGGATGGAATGGCCAGTCAGCTTGCCCAAGCCAAAAGTCAATTGGAGGAAACCAATCGGGCCCTATCGCAAGAAGGAGCAGCCCTATCGGCAGCGCAGGCTAAATGGTATCAAGCCCAGCAAGCCCTGAATCACGACATTGAAAATCGCTTAGTTGTAGGTGAAACCTTGGCAGACCACCCTGACCTTCTTGCAGCTCAAGAAGACTTGGATAGGGAGAAAGCAGGTTTGGATCAGGCCATGGCAACCTATCAACAGGCACATGAGGCGTATCAGGCCGGCTACGGTCTATATGAACAAAAAGAGCGTAGCTACCAGAAGGGATTGGCAGATTACCAAGAAGGCTATGCCCAGTACCAAAAAGGTCTGACAGACTATGAACTTGGCTATGCCCGCTATCAGGAAGGGCTGTTAGCCTATCAAGAAGGACTTGCCCGTTCCCAACAAGGGGAGCAAGAACTCCAGAGTGCTCAAGAAGAACTGACTCGTCAAGGGAATCAGTTACAGGCTGCTAGCCGCCAACTGGAGCAGGCTCAGACCGACTTTGATGAAAAGAAGGGGCAGGCAGAACAAGAGATTGCTCAGGCTAAAGATGAGCTGAATCAGGCCCAATCTGACTTGAGTCAATTGGCGACACCATCTTATCAAACCTACACCAGAAGCAGTCTACCGGGAGGAGAAGGCTTTACTACCTACGACAATGCGACAGACAGTGTGTCGGCGGTGGGCAATGTCTTTCCGCTTGTCTTATATCTGGTGGCAGCTTTAGTAACCTTTACGACCATGACCCGATTTGTTGACGAAGAGCGAACCAAGGCTGGGCTTCTCAAGGCCTTGGGCTACACCGATCGTCAGATTATCGCTAAGTTTGTTCTCTATGGTCTTGGCTCAGCCTTAGCAGGAACTGTGGTTGGGATTGTGGCAGGCAATTTTCTTCTATCTCCGATGATCAGCTCTGTGATTTCTTCCAGTACAGTCATCGGTCGTGTTCAGCTCTATTTTTATCCCTTCTGGACCGTGATGGCCCTTGTTTTAGCTCTGGTATCTGCGGTTCTTCCAGCCTATCTGGTTGCGCGCAAGGAATTGTTGGAAAAACCAGCCTACCTTTTGTTGCCTAAGCCTCCAGTGGCGGGCTCCAGTATCCTGTTGGAGAAGCTGCCCTTTATCTGGGAGAGATTGAGCTTTGCCCATAAGGTGACTGCTCGCAATATTTTCCGCTACAAAAAACGGATGTTCATGACCATCTTTGGTGTAGCAGGAACCGTTGCCCTTCTCTTTGGCGGCTTGGGGATTCACTCGTCCATTTCCGGCGTGGTAGATACCCAGTTTGGCGACATCATCCATTATGATATGATTGTGGTGGAAAATAGCAGAGCGGCTCAGGAAGACCAGCAAGAGCTGGAGGAAGCCTTGACTTTGGAGCAGGTCACTACCAAGCAGCCTGTGGTCTTTGAAAGTCTGGATGCTGAAGAAGTAGGTGTGACCCTCAATCTGTTGGCCAGCAATCAATCAGATATCGGCGGCCTTCTTTCCCTACGACAAGCAGGAAATGGTCAGACCATAGAGTTGCCAAAGAAAGGCGCGATTCTAACAGAAAAAATAGCTCAACTTTACGACGTAACTGTCGGAGATGCTATTTCCTTAACCATAGCTGGAAAAACAGTGCAGGTTGAGATTGCTGGTATTGCAGAAATGTATGCTGGCCACTTTATTTATCTCTCCTCGGACTACTATGAAGCGTTAACAAACCAGCCCTATCAAACAAATGCCTACCTACTCCAGCTACGCAATAGAAGCAGCGAAAAGATTGAAAAGATAGCCAGTCAACTCTTTGCCCTCAAGGGAGTGGTGGCACTTGTTCAAAATACCTCTCTGATTTCTATGCTGGAAACAGTAGCGGAATCGCTCCAGTCTATCATGGTCATCCTCATCGTCTTATCCACCCTGCTCGGCTTAGTCATCCTCTATAACCTAACCATCATCAATGTGGCTGAACGGATTCGTGAACTTTCAACCATCAAGGTACTGGGTTTCCATCATCAAGAAGTCACCCTCTATATCTACCGAGAAACAATCGTTCTTTCCCTCGTTGGAATGCTGCTTGGTCTTGGTGGCGGCATCTTGCTCCACCGGGTTCTGCTTCAAATCATCGGCTCAGTCAATATGATGTTTAAACCAGAAGTGACAATAGGGGTCTACCTGATTCCTATCCTTGCTATCATTGTGATACTGGCCCTATTGGGCTGGTATGTCAATCGCAAACTGCGCAAAGTAGACATGCTAGAAGCCCTAAAGTCAGTGGATTAA
- the polA gene encoding DNA polymerase I, with product MTKNRLLLIDGSSVAFRAFFALYNQIDRFKSPTGLHTNAIYGFHLMLDQMMKRIDPTHILVAFDAGKTTFRTEMYADYKAGRAKTPDEFREQFPFIRQMLDAMGIPHYELDQYEADDIIGTLDKMAERTEIPFDVTIVSGDKDLIQLTDDNTVIEISKKGMAEFEEFTSAYLMEKMGITPRQFIDLKALMGDTSDNIPGVTKIGEKTGLKLLAEYGSLEGIYEQIDQMKPSKMKENLINDKEKAFLSRTLATIDTQAPIAIGLDDLIYGGPDVETLGRFYDDMGFKQLRAQLGSQVKQEEVQVNYTSVTHITEEMLNADQFFYFEILGDNYHKEDLVGLAWGDERAIYVGGPDLLDSPVLRNFLQEIPLKTYDFKRGKVLLSRMGIDLSHPRFDSRLAKYLLSTVEDNEITTIANLYGQTRIDPDETVYGKGVKRGLPETAIFHRHLAQKLQVLLETEAPMLAKLEDNQQLNLLFDMELPLANVLAKMEIAGIKVEARTLQAMQAENDLLIDQLTQQIYDLAGEEFNINSPKQLGTILFEKMGLPLEFTKKTKTGYSTAVDVLERLAPIAPVVSKILEYRQITKLQSTYVIGLQEAIMADGKIHTRYVQDLTQTGRLSSTDPNLQNIPVRLEQGRLIRKAFVPSLEDSLLLSSDYSQIELRVLAHISQDQHLIEAFQQGADIHTSTAMRVFGIEKAEDVTPNDRRNAKAVNFGVVYGISDFGLANNLGISRKEAKNYIDTYFTRFPGIKQYMENIVREARDKGYVETIYHRRRELPDINSRNFNVRNFAERTAINSPIQGSAADILKVAMINLDKAIEDAGLKTRMLLQVHDEIVLEVPMDELDTIRSLVKETMESAIRLSVPLVADENAGQSWYEAK from the coding sequence ATGACAAAAAACAGATTATTATTGATTGATGGCTCATCCGTAGCCTTTCGCGCATTTTTTGCCCTTTATAACCAAATCGACCGTTTCAAGAGTCCGACCGGTCTTCATACCAATGCCATCTATGGCTTCCATTTGATGCTGGATCAAATGATGAAGCGGATTGACCCAACCCATATTTTGGTTGCTTTTGATGCGGGGAAAACGACCTTCCGGACGGAGATGTATGCTGATTACAAGGCTGGACGCGCCAAGACGCCAGACGAGTTTCGGGAGCAATTTCCCTTCATCCGCCAGATGCTGGATGCTATGGGGATTCCGCACTATGAGTTAGACCAGTACGAGGCTGACGATATTATCGGAACCTTGGACAAAATGGCAGAGCGGACAGAAATTCCTTTCGATGTGACCATTGTCAGCGGTGATAAGGACTTGATTCAGCTGACCGATGACAATACAGTTATCGAAATCTCTAAAAAAGGTATGGCAGAATTTGAGGAATTTACCTCGGCCTACCTGATGGAAAAAATGGGAATCACCCCTCGGCAGTTCATTGATCTTAAGGCTCTGATGGGAGATACCTCAGACAATATCCCCGGTGTGACGAAAATCGGTGAAAAAACGGGTCTCAAGCTCTTGGCTGAGTACGGTTCGCTGGAAGGGATTTATGAGCAGATTGACCAGATGAAGCCTTCTAAAATGAAGGAGAATCTGATCAACGACAAGGAGAAGGCCTTCTTGTCTAGGACTCTGGCTACCATTGACACTCAAGCTCCGATTGCCATTGGCTTGGACGACCTGATTTATGGTGGGCCGGATGTGGAAACTCTTGGTCGTTTTTACGATGATATGGGCTTTAAGCAGCTGCGGGCTCAGCTCGGCAGTCAGGTGAAGCAGGAAGAGGTGCAGGTAAACTACACCAGTGTCACTCACATTACAGAAGAGATGCTGAACGCAGACCAATTCTTCTATTTTGAGATACTGGGAGATAACTATCACAAGGAAGACCTGGTTGGACTGGCCTGGGGCGATGAGCGAGCTATCTATGTAGGTGGCCCAGACTTGCTGGATAGCCCTGTGCTGAGAAATTTCCTTCAAGAAATACCGCTAAAAACCTATGATTTCAAGAGGGGTAAGGTCTTGTTGAGCCGTATGGGGATTGACCTATCACACCCTCGTTTTGACAGTCGCTTGGCCAAGTACCTGCTTTCTACTGTCGAGGACAATGAAATCACCACCATTGCCAATCTCTACGGCCAGACCCGTATCGATCCAGATGAAACTGTCTACGGTAAGGGAGTGAAGCGAGGTCTGCCGGAAACAGCCATCTTCCACCGTCATCTGGCTCAAAAACTACAAGTCCTACTGGAAACAGAGGCTCCGATGTTGGCAAAACTAGAGGACAACCAGCAGCTAAATCTTCTCTTTGATATGGAGTTGCCTCTGGCAAACGTCCTTGCCAAGATGGAGATTGCAGGCATCAAGGTCGAAGCCAGAACGCTTCAGGCCATGCAGGCAGAAAACGATCTCCTTATTGACCAGCTGACTCAGCAAATCTACGACCTGGCAGGAGAAGAATTCAACATCAACTCTCCAAAACAACTCGGTACCATCCTTTTTGAAAAGATGGGGTTGCCCTTGGAATTTACCAAAAAGACCAAGACAGGCTATTCAACAGCCGTTGATGTCTTGGAACGTCTGGCTCCAATTGCACCTGTGGTTTCTAAGATTTTGGAATACCGTCAAATCACCAAACTCCAGTCAACCTATGTCATTGGCTTACAGGAAGCGATTATGGCTGACGGGAAAATACATACCCGTTATGTTCAGGATTTAACCCAGACAGGACGGTTGTCCTCAACAGATCCCAACCTGCAAAATATTCCAGTACGTTTGGAGCAGGGACGACTTATCCGTAAGGCCTTTGTTCCGTCTTTAGAAGATAGCTTATTGCTGAGTTCGGACTATTCACAGATTGAATTGCGGGTCTTGGCCCATATTTCCCAAGACCAACACCTCATTGAAGCCTTCCAGCAAGGTGCAGACATCCACACTTCGACGGCTATGCGGGTCTTTGGTATTGAGAAAGCAGAAGATGTGACCCCGAACGACCGCCGGAATGCCAAGGCCGTCAACTTTGGAGTGGTCTATGGAATTTCCGACTTTGGCTTGGCCAATAACTTGGGAATCAGCCGCAAAGAGGCCAAAAATTATATCGACACCTACTTTACCCGTTTCCCAGGTATCAAGCAATACATGGAGAATATTGTTCGTGAGGCGCGGGATAAGGGCTATGTCGAGACCATCTATCACCGCCGACGCGAATTACCAGACATCAATTCGCGCAATTTCAACGTCCGTAATTTTGCAGAGCGTACCGCCATCAACTCTCCAATCCAAGGGTCAGCAGCCGATATTCTCAAAGTCGCCATGATCAATCTGGACAAGGCGATTGAAGATGCCGGTCTGAAAACGAGAATGCTACTCCAAGTACACGATGAAATCGTCTTGGAAGTTCCTATGGATGAGCTAGACACCATTCGCAGCTTAGTCAAGGAAACCATGGAGTCCGCCATTCGCCTATCGGTACCGTTGGTTGCTGATGAAAATGCAGGCCAGTCTTGGTATGAAGCCAAGTAA
- a CDS encoding glucose-6-phosphate isomerase, producing MKKILLLIGLSSLILSACGKANTDSSSSSSTSTSELPSALSALEEKKDPTVETLHYLANAERQVINPTPPADESQKGHKIYAANNGVAETNEAGEIKENFRYYDLPANWTLNTENTEDETVAAVYDVTDGLSRFMVQLYNLNAFNKSPLEEGRNMTSEELEVRMTETNHVFSEKTTATIEGQEWQVGQALMVEQKMARITFYRMESTGAYDDSVVVGSIYYPLDSEGDLKRESLSTAIGQLKDVLYQISKK from the coding sequence ATGAAAAAGATACTTCTTTTAATCGGCTTATCCAGCCTTATCCTAAGCGCATGCGGTAAGGCCAATACAGACAGCAGCAGTTCTAGTTCAACAAGCACGAGCGAACTTCCGTCTGCCCTTTCTGCTCTGGAAGAAAAGAAAGATCCCACCGTGGAAACCCTCCACTACCTTGCCAATGCAGAGCGCCAAGTCATCAATCCCACACCGCCAGCTGATGAAAGCCAAAAAGGCCACAAAATTTACGCGGCCAACAATGGTGTTGCTGAAACAAACGAGGCCGGAGAAATCAAGGAAAATTTCCGTTATTATGATTTGCCAGCCAACTGGACACTCAACACAGAAAACACAGAAGACGAAACCGTTGCTGCAGTCTACGATGTGACAGATGGCCTGTCCAGATTTATGGTTCAGCTTTACAACCTCAATGCTTTCAACAAGTCACCGCTTGAAGAAGGGCGAAACATGACCTCGGAAGAGTTGGAAGTGCGCATGACGGAAACCAATCATGTGTTTAGCGAAAAAACCACCGCCACCATCGAAGGACAAGAGTGGCAGGTAGGACAAGCTCTGATGGTAGAGCAGAAGATGGCCCGTATCACCTTCTACCGGATGGAAAGCACAGGAGCTTATGATGACTCAGTTGTCGTCGGCTCTATCTATTATCCCTTGGATTCCGAAGGAGATCTCAAACGAGAATCCCTCAGCACCGCCATTGGACAGCTTAAGGATGTACTCTACCAAATATCCAAAAAATAG
- a CDS encoding CoA-binding protein: MTYSFQNPSQEVIADYLKTAKTIAVVGLSNREETAAYRVSKLMQEAGYQILPVNPKAAGSTILGQPVYASLKEIDQPIDIVNVFRRSEFLPEVAREFLETDAKVFWAQLGLESQEAEDILRQAGRTDIVMNKCIKIEYLEIQES, translated from the coding sequence ATGACCTATTCTTTTCAAAATCCCAGTCAAGAAGTTATTGCAGATTATCTGAAGACTGCAAAAACCATTGCTGTCGTTGGCCTGTCCAATCGTGAAGAAACAGCAGCCTACCGAGTATCCAAACTCATGCAGGAAGCAGGTTACCAGATTCTTCCTGTCAATCCCAAAGCGGCAGGCAGCACTATTTTGGGTCAGCCGGTCTATGCCAGTCTTAAAGAGATTGACCAGCCTATTGACATCGTTAATGTGTTTCGCCGCAGCGAGTTTCTACCAGAAGTCGCGCGTGAATTTTTAGAAACGGATGCCAAGGTTTTCTGGGCTCAGTTAGGTCTAGAGAGCCAAGAAGCAGAAGACATACTCCGACAGGCAGGACGCACAGATATTGTCATGAACAAGTGTATCAAAATCGAATACCTAGAAATACAAGAAAGCTAG